The Corynebacterium auriscanis genome includes the window CAAGGGTTTACAAAGGCATTGAGCAGGATGTCCTTTTTGAGAATGTGAAGGACAAGTTGGGCTCTGTAGGTTCCGTTGTCGATGGTTCATCGAAGAACCCCACTGTGGCCGGTTCGTTCATTAAGAACATTCCTTTTTTGACGAAGATTCTGGAGTTCCTGGGCGGATTCTTCGATTTCTTCAAGAACCTGTTCAACCCACAGGGTGAAAAGGGCTCCAGTTCGAAGGGGTCTTCCGAGGCCAAGGAACCGGAAAAGGACTCCGAGAAGCCTGCGAAGAATGAGGCAGCCACCACGAAATAGTGGGGTTAGTGTTGCGGCAGTGGGGTTAGTTAACTGTCGCTGCGTCGGGCACAATGGTTAGCGTGAACAGTGATATGCATTTCCCCGACGAACCCCAGCTACCTGCTGAAGCCGTAGCCGATGCAGCGGTAGCTCCAGTTGATTTCAGTGCGCCGGAGGGATTCCGCTCCGGCTTCGTGAGTTTTGTGGGTCGACCCAACACTGGTAAATCCACACTCACCAATGCGCTGGTGGGACAGAAGATTGCGATCACTGCCGACCAGCCGGAGACGACCCGTCATCCAATTCGTGGGATAGTGCACCGGGAGAATAGCCAGATTGTCGTTGTTGATACTCCCGGCCTGCACCGTCCGCGGACGCTCCTAGGTGAACGGCTCAATGAGATGGTGAAAGATACCTATCAGGATGTCGACCTCATCGCCGTGTGTGTGCCGGCTGATGAAAAGATCGGTCCCGGTGACCGCTGGATCGTCGATGCTGTTCGCAAGGTAGCGCCGAAAACAGGGCTCATCGGGGTGGTCACGAAGGTCGATAAAGTTGGGAAAGACCAAGTCGGCGAGCAGTTGCTTGCGTTGCACGATCTACTCGATGGGGCTGATGTCATTCCCGTCAGTGCTACTGAGAAAATCCAATTGGATGTTCTGGCTGACGTAATCGCGGAGCACCTTCCTGAGGGGCCCAAGTTTTATCCGGACGGTCATGTCACGGATGATGACCGGGATACGCGCATGGCTGAGCTAATTCGTGAGGCTGCTCTAGCCGGATTGCAAGATGAGTTGCCACACTCCGTAGCAGTCCAGATTGATGAGGTGTTCCCTTCCCCTACACGTGAGGGAGTACTGAACGTCCACGCGGTCATTTACGTGGAGCGGGAGGGGCAAAAGGCAATTCTGCGCGGCAAGGGTGGCCGTAGGCTGGGCCGTACAGTCCATAACGCGCGACTGCAGATCATTGAAATGCTGGGGCAAAATATCTATCTGGATGTGCGCCTGAAGGTCGCCAAGAACTGGCAATCCGATCCAAAGCAACTGGGCAAGCTGGGATTCTAAACATCAGTTAAGAGTCGGGTAGTCTCCTGCAAAAGAAATGCCCATCGTTTACATTGTGTGAGTAGATCACATTCCCCTTTTTTGGAAGGTACTGCATTCATGACTAATCCAAACCAGCCCGAAGGTGGCTCCCACCCCGTTGGTTCCGGGAACAATAACCCAGATGGCGTACAGCCCAACGGGTACGGAAACCCAGGTGGGGCGCACTCTAACGGTTATGGTGCCCCCGCCAATGGCAGCAATTTCGGATCCCATGCCACCGATGGCTATAACCCCCACGACAACGGCGCCGCAGGTTTTAACCAGAATTACACAGGTTATGGCGCCCAACAGCAGGGGAACCCGCAGTTCGGTGCCTACCCAAACCAGGCGCCTGGATTCGGCCAGACCGGGGTGCAAAAGGACAGCTTCTTCGGCGCTCTGTTTGACTTCAGCTTCACCAAGTACGCCACGCCATCGGTCGTCAAGGCAGTGTACATCCTTGCGATGGTTGGAATCGGGTTTTTCCTTTTCATTGGTGT containing:
- the era gene encoding GTPase Era, producing MVSVNSDMHFPDEPQLPAEAVADAAVAPVDFSAPEGFRSGFVSFVGRPNTGKSTLTNALVGQKIAITADQPETTRHPIRGIVHRENSQIVVVDTPGLHRPRTLLGERLNEMVKDTYQDVDLIAVCVPADEKIGPGDRWIVDAVRKVAPKTGLIGVVTKVDKVGKDQVGEQLLALHDLLDGADVIPVSATEKIQLDVLADVIAEHLPEGPKFYPDGHVTDDDRDTRMAELIREAALAGLQDELPHSVAVQIDEVFPSPTREGVLNVHAVIYVEREGQKAILRGKGGRRLGRTVHNARLQIIEMLGQNIYLDVRLKVAKNWQSDPKQLGKLGF
- a CDS encoding DUF4282 domain-containing protein; translated protein: MTNPNQPEGGSHPVGSGNNNPDGVQPNGYGNPGGAHSNGYGAPANGSNFGSHATDGYNPHDNGAAGFNQNYTGYGAQQQGNPQFGAYPNQAPGFGQTGVQKDSFFGALFDFSFTKYATPSVVKAVYILAMVGIGFFLFIGVIALLIGLTQDGGAFGLLLLPLLVVGGLFYLAMIRVGLEVSTAIIRTSQSVQSIDERQAREETSGQSYSGPFGG